Proteins found in one Coffea eugenioides isolate CCC68of chromosome 5, Ceug_1.0, whole genome shotgun sequence genomic segment:
- the LOC113770267 gene encoding patellin-4-like: MAEAAKPEGIRAPDIELRKQKQAQVEEEADVNDRGEESTSPRTKEKVEENDQGEPSSSPKTEDNLDAKEKVDVSSPNAEEKQGDAVDVTGETSSSVATNKGDYLKSDESDLLSDLKENERKALEELRSIVEEAILANKLFQEKKREQKEEPDPNEEESKKCEPKEKQIESIENEKHNDVYEGKSDRGKAKVEDEEEEVKCVGNDAGVSSLCIWGVPLMPSRGDKGTDVILLKFLKAREFKVNDAWEMLRSTLQYRKENNIDSILEEDFGCDYESMYSMSGVDRRGHPVCYNVYAVFGNDDLYNKTFGTQEGREKFLRWRLQLMERQIQKLDFRPEGVSSLLQINDLKDAPGPSRKDLRLALRQAVALLQENYPEFVATNIFINVPFWYYAFNALLSPFLTQRTKSKFVFARANRVTETLLKYIAGEEIPVNYGGLKRENDPDFSTDDGVSDVTVKAGSTETIEIPTPKAGSTLVWDLTVIGWEVNYKEEFVPSNESSYTIIVKKERRIGWQEGSVRNSFKSNEPGKVVITIENGQFRRKRVLYRYKIKDASLCSSSC; this comes from the exons ATGGCAGAGGCGGCAAAACCAGAAGGTATCAGGGCGCCCGATATTGAATTACGGAAACAGAAGCAAGCCCAAGTAGAGGAGGAGGCAGATGTGAATGATAGAGGTGAGGAATCGACATCACCCAGAACAAAGGAGAAGGTTGAAGAGAATGACCAAGGCGAGCCTTCTTCATCCCCTAAAACAGAAGATAATCTAGATGCAAAAGAGAAGGTTGATGTTTCATCACCCAATGCAGAGGAGAAACAGGGAGATGCAGTTGATGTAACAGGAGAGACTTCGTCATCCGTTGCAACCAATAAGGGGGATTATTTGAAAAGTGACGAAAGTGATCTACTTTCTGATTTAAAGGAGAATGAAAGGAAGGCATTGGAAGAACTTAGATCGATTGTTGAAGAAGCCATTTTGGCAAACAAACTGTTCCAGGAGAAGAAGCGGGAGCAGAAGGAAGAGCCTGATCCAAATGAGGAAGAATCCAAGAAATGCGagccaaaagaaaaacaaatagaGTCGATAGAAAACGAGAAACACAATGATGTTTATGAGGGAAAGTCAGACAGAGGAAAGGCTAAGGTAGAAGATGAAGAAGAGGAGGTTAAATGTGTTGGCAACGATGCAGGTGTTTCGTCCCTCTGCATCTGGGGTGTGCCTTTAATGCCAAGTAGAGGAGACAAGGGAACAGACGTTATACtgttgaagttcttgaaagccAGAGAGTTTAAGGTCAATGATGCCTGGGAAATGTTGAGAAGCACCCTTCAATATCGGAAGGAGAATAACATTGACTCGATTCTGGAAGAAGATTTTGGGTGTGATTATGAGTCAATGTACTCCATGAGTGGAGTGGACCGTAGAGGCCACCCGGTTTGTTACAATGTCTATGCAGTATTTGGGAATGATGATTTGTACAATAAGACTTTTGGAACACAAGAGGGCCGGGAGAAATTTTTAAGGTGGAGGCTGCAGTTGATGGAGAGGCAGATTCAGAAGCTCGATTTCAGGCCTGAGGGAGTTTCCTCATTGCTCCAAATCAACGATCTTAAGGATGCCCCTGGACCATCGAGGAAGGATCTCCGTCTTGCCCTCAGACAAGCTGTGGCCCTGCTTCAGGAAAACTATCCTGAATTTGTAGCCACAAAT ATATTCATCAACGTCCCGTTCTGGTATTATGCCTTCAACGCACTTCTATCTCCTTTCTTGACACAAAGGACTAAGAGCAAATTCGTGTTTGCGCGTGCAAACAGGGTCACAGAAACCCTTCTCAA GTACATTGCTGGGGAGGAAATCCCGGTCAATTATGGAGGGCTCAAGAGAGAGAACGATCCTGATTTTTCCACGGACGATGGTGTTTCTGATGTCACCGTCAAGGCAGGATCAACTGAAACCATCGAGATCCCTACACCAAAG gCCGGAAGCACTTTGGTGTGGGACCTGACTGTGATAGGTTGGGAGGTAAATTACAAAGAGGAATTTGTTCCAAGCAATGAAAGCTCTTATACCATCATTGTCAAGAAAGAGAGGAGGATAGGGTGGCAGGAAGGATCTGTTCGCAACTCTTTTAAAAGCAATGAACCTGGGAAGGTTGTGATCACCATTGAAAACGGACAATTTAGAAGGAAACGAGTCCTATATCGTTACAAAATTAAGGATGCTAGCCTTTGCTCTTCTTCCTGTTGA
- the LOC113772000 gene encoding uncharacterized protein LOC113772000, with translation MTLTCRCGMDMEKEGFSAGGFSLRRGRCCNQESRLKRMMMSGLAIHNIMMRICCHTATATITSSRRHLFSKSSSNIQSASGWGNLKRFLSLRPPPPPPTLLPHCFSSASSLSSITDASSAATTSTPAAPALSEEDVMMGYVFGKKKATQVAHSLWKRVVQKGDVVIDATCGNGHDTLALVNLVADNTIHGGRVYAMDIQKVSLETTSLLLDQSLTPDQRKHVELFLMCHSKMEEVVPSDVAVRLVVFNLGYLPGGQKALITRSETTLLALEAAKRVLAPGGLISIVVYVGHPGGREEFEMVQAFASELPVQNWVCTKLQMLNRPSAPMIILLYRRW, from the exons atgaCGTTGACATGTAGATGCGGCATGGACATGGAGAAGGAAGGATTTTCAGCAG GAGGTTTTAGCCTTCGCCGTGGCCGGTGCTGTAATCAGGAATCACGATtgaagaggatgatgatgtCTGGCCTGGCCATTCACAATATTATGATGCGTATTTGCTGCCATACTGCGACTGCTACGATTACTAGTAGTCGTCGTCATTTATTCTCCAAAAGTAGTAGTAATATCCAGTCGGCGTCGGGGTGGGGCAATCTCAAACGCTTTCTGTCTCTGCGACCGCCACCGCCACCGCCAACGCTACTGCCTCACTGCTTTTCTTCTGCTTCGTCCTTATCCTCCATCACAGATGCATCCTCAGCTGCAACCACCTCCACTCCCGCCGCTCCTGCTCTTTCAG AGGAGGACGTCATGATGGGATATGTATTTGGGaagaagaaggccactcaagtTGCTCACTC CTTGTGGAAGCGTGTTGTCCAAAAAGGTGACGTGGTTATTGATGCTACTTGTGGCAACGGCCATGATACCTTGGCCCTTGTCAACTTGGTTGCTGATAACACCATACATGGAGGCCGTGTTTATGCTATGGACATTCAGAAAGTTTCTTTGGAGACTACTTCACTGTTACTGGATCAGTCTCTTACTCCAGATCAG AGAAAGCATGTTGAGCTGTTCCTGATGTGTCATAGCAAAATGGAGGAAGTTGTTCCCAGTGATGTTGCTGTAAG GTTAGTTGTGTTCAACTTAGGATACCTTCCAGGAGGACAAAAGGCGCTTATAACAAGGTCAGAAACAACTTTACTTGCGTTAGAGGCTGCCAAGAGAGTACTAGCACCTGGGGGCCTCATCAGCATAGTGGTTTATGTCGGCCATCCTGGCGGAAG GGAAGAGTTTGAGATGGTCCAGGCATTTGCTTCTGAATTACCAGTTCAGAATTGGGTCTGCACCAAGCTCCAAATGTTAAATAGGCCGTCGGCTCCCATGATCATTCTTCTATACAGGAGATGGTGA
- the LOC113770500 gene encoding phosphoglycerate kinase, cytosolic-like: protein MATKKSVGSLKEADLKGKKVFVRVDLNVPLDDNFNITDDTRIRAAVPTINYLIGCSAKIILASHLGRPKGVTPKYSLKPLVPRLSELLGVEVIIANDCIGEEVEKLVASLPEGGVLLLENVRFHKEEEKNDPEFAKKLASLADLYVNDAFGTAHRAHASTEGVAQYLKPAVAGFLMQKELDYLVGAVANPKKPFAAIVGGAKVSTKIGVIESLLAKVDILLLGGGMIFTFYKAQGHSVGSSLVEEDRLDLALSLIEKAKAKGVSLLLPTDVVAADKFAPDANSKVVPASGIPDGWMGLDIGPDAIKSFSEALDATKTIIWNGPMGVFEYDKFATGTEAIAKKLAELSGNGVTAIIGGGDSVAAVEKVGLADKMSHISTGGGASLELLEGKSLPGALALDDA, encoded by the exons ATGGCGACGAAGAAGAGCGTGGGGTCACTCAAGGAAGCTGATCTCAAGGGGAAGAAGGTTTTTGTGAGGGTGGATCTCAACGTTCCTTTGGACGACAACTTCAACATCACCGACGACACCAGAATCCGAGCCGCTGTCCCCACCATCAACTACTTGATCGGCTGCTCCGCTAAAATCATCCTCGCTTCTCACCTG GGACGTCCAAAAGGTGTCACGCCAAAATACAGCTTGAAGCCTCTTGTTCCCAGACTCTCTGAACTCCTTGGGGTGGAG GTCATTATCGCAAACGATTGTATTGGTGAAGAAGTAGAGAAATTGGTGGCTTCCTTGCCAGAAGGTGGAGTTTTGCTCCTGGAGAATGTCAGATTCCACAAAGAAGAGGAGAAGAATGATCCTGAATTTGCAAAGAAGCTGGCTTCTCTTGCAGACTTGTATGTCAATGATGCTTTTGGAACTGCACATAGAGCCCATGCTTCCACCGAAGGGGTAGCCCAGTATTTGAAGCCTGCGGTTGCTGGATTTCTGATGCAGAAG GAGCTTGATTATCTCGTGGGAGCTGTGGCAAATCCCAAGAAACCATTTGCTGCAATCGTTGGTGGTGCAAAGGTTTCAACCAAGATTGGTGTAATCGAGTCACTGTTGGCTAAGGTTGACATCCTCTTACTGGGTGGTGGAATGATCTTTACATTCTACAAGGCCCAAGGGCACTCTGTTGGATCCTCGCTTGTGGAGGAGGACAGGCTTGATCTCGCCCTATCCCTCATTGAGAAGGCCAAGGCCAAAGGAGTTTCCCTGTTGCTTCCCACTGATGTAGTTGCGGCTGACAAGTTTGCTCCTGATGCAAACAGCAAG GTTGTTCCAGCTTCCGGAATTCCTGATGGTTGGATGGGATTGGATATTGGACCTGATGCTATCAAGTCATTTAGTGAAGCTTTAGATGCCACTAAAACCATTATTTGGAATGGACCAATGGGGGTTTTCGAGTATGACAAATTTGCCACAGGAACAGAG GCTATTGCGAAAAAATTGGCTGAGCTTAGCGGGAATGGAGTGACAGCAATCATTGGAGGTGGTGATTCTGTTGCTGCTGTGGAGAAGGTGGGGCTTGCAGACAAGATGAGCCATATTTCAACAGGTGGCGGTGCAAGCTTGGAACTTCTTGAAGGGAAATCTCTCCCTGGAGCACTTGCCCTTGATGATGCTTAG
- the LOC113770130 gene encoding exocyst complex component EXO70B1-like, with product MAAQRSMGSLKEPDLKGKRVFVRVDLDVPLDDNFNITDDARIRAAVPTINYLIAYGAKVILASHLGCPKGVTPKYSLKPLVPRLSELLGVEVKMANDCIGEEVEKLVASLPEGGVLLLENVRFYKEEDKNDPEFAKKLASLADLYVNDVSGTAHRAHASTEGVAKYLKPVVSGFLMQKELDYLVGAVANPKKPFAAILGGSKFSTKISVIESLLDKVDILLLGGGMIFTFYKAQGHSVGSSLVEEDMLDLALSFIEKAKAKGVSLLLPTDVVVADKFAADANSKVVAASRIPDGWMGLDIGPDAIKSFIEALDTTKTIIWNGPMGVFEFDKFATGTEAIAKKLAELSGNGVTTIIGGGDYVAAMEKAGFADKMSHISTGGEGRGRKEIEEDERQRRKKGEMAVTTCSTDGEQKVLAAAQHILKSLNSSANINTDDMILLFSSIDARFANLSNIMQTSSASAAAAAASPSSTSSPSVVAGGSGGAGGWDDNMSSFSPNSQADLQLEAAEELIHRWDSNSDEFVIDAYFQAVDYVIQLMEDLALESVELERVENALQLAMSRLEEEFRHTLIQNTVPLDVERIDEFLIRLTSDSSSTPADGVTQIPDLESSSSGVCSFADHGDNDGDGNDNEGDGDGIVYCRYNRHVTEGSVGSDELFHDLVNPDAILDLKGIADRMIRAGYEKECCQVYSSVRRDVLDECMSILGVEKLSIEDVQRIEWKSLDEKMKKWIHALKIVVRILLTAEKCLCEEIFSGLDVIEDVCFIEATKGCVMQLLNFGEAVAIGRRSSEKLFRILDMYDALKDVLPDLKKLCSDKEAGDMVYSEAQGVVDGLGEAAIGTFVEFQNAVQNESSRRPIQNGEIHPLTRYVMNYVKLLVDYSDTLNALLEAECEDAKEAEAKDAKVVNDGEKLEAKNMSPIGLRLLSLILSLELNLDEKSSMYEEEGLKFVFLMNNILYIVQKVKDSDLAKYLGDDWIRKRRGQIRKHATSYLRASWSKVLSCLKDEGIGGSSSNASKVLLKERFKNFNACFEDIYRIQTAWKVPDLQLRDELKISISEKLIPAYRSFMGRFGSHLESGKHAGKYIKYTSEDLENYLSHLFEGVPLILHHMRRKST from the exons ATGGCGGCACAAAGGAGCATGGGATCACTCAAGGAACCTGATCTCAAGGGGAAGAGGGTTTTTGTAAGGGTGGATCTCGACGTTCCTTTGGATGACAATTTCAACATCACCGACGACGCCAGAATCCGCGCCGCCGTCCCCACCATTAATTACTTGATCGCCTACGGTGCTAAAGTTATCCTCGCTTCTCACCTC GGATGCCCAAAAGGTGTCACCCCAAAGTACAGCTTGAAGCCCCTTGTTCCTAGACTCTCTGAACTCCTTGGGGTTGAG GTCAAGATGGCAAATGATTGTATTGGTGAAGAAGTTGAGAAATTAGTGGCTTCCTTGCCAGAAGGAGGTGTTTTGCTCCTGGAGAATGTCAGGTTTTACAAAGAAGAGGATAAGAATGATCCTGAATTTGCAAAGAAGTTGGCTTCTCTTGCAGACTTGTATGTTAATGATGTTTCTGGAACTGCACATAGAGCCCATGCTTCCACCGAAGGAGTAGCCAAATATTTGAAGCCCGTTGTTTCTGGATTTCTGATGCAGAAG GAGCTTGATTATCTCGTTGGAGCTGTGGCAAATCCCAAGAAACCATTTGCTGCAATTCTTGGTGGTTCAAAGTTCTCAACTAAGATTAGTGTGATCGAGTCGCTGTTAGATAAGGTTGACATCCTTTTACTGGGTGGTGGAATGATCTTTACATTCTATAAGGCCCAAGGGCACTCTGTTGGATCCTCACTCGTGGAGGAGGACATGCTTGATCTTGCCCTATCATTCATCGAGAAGGCTAAGGCCAAGGGAGTTTCCCTGTTGCTTCCCACTGATGTAGTTGTGGCTGACAAGTTTGCTGCTGATGCAAACAGCAAG GTTGTTGCAGCTTCTAGAATTCCTGATGGTTGGATGGGATTGGATATAGGACCTGATGCTATCAAGTCATTTATTGAAGCTTTAGATACTACTAAAACCATTATTTGGAATGGACCAATGGGGGTTTTCGAGTTTGACAAATTTGCGACGGGAACAGAG GCTATTGCAAAAAAATTGGCAGAGCTTAGTGGCAATGGAGTGACAACGATCATTGGAGGTGGTGACTATGTAGCTGCTATGGAAAAGGCAGGGTTTGCTGATAAGATGAGCCATATCTCAACAGGTGGAGAAG ggagaggaagaaaagaaatagaGGAGGATGAGAGACAGAGGAGGAAAAAGGGGGAAATGGCGGTGACAACTTGTAGTACTGATGGAGAGCAAAAAGTCTTAGCAGCTGCCCAACACATCCTCAAGAGCCTTAACTCTTCAGCAAACATTAACACAGATGATATGATTCTTCTTTTTTCGTCAATCGACGCCCGTTTTGCTAATCTGTCTAACATCATGCAGACATCGTCGGCTTCTGCCGCAGCTGCAGCTGCGTCGCCCTCTTCAACTTCCTCTCCTTCTGTCGTGGCTGGCGGCAGCGGTGGTGCTGGTGGGTGGGATGACAACATGTCGTCTTTTTCCCCCAACAGTCAAGCCGATTTGCAATTGGAGGCCGCTGAGGAGCTGATCCACCGGTGGGACTCAAATAGCGATGAGTTTGTCATTGATGCTTATTTTCAGGCTGTTGATTATGTTATACAGTTGATGGAGGACTTGGCTTTGGAAAGTGTGGAATTGGAGCGGGTGGAGAATGCTCTGCAGTTGGCTATGTCAAGGTTGGAAGAGGAGTTTCGTCACACCCTAATCCAGAACACGGTTCCTCTGGATGTCGAGAGGATCGATGAGTTCTTGATTCGCCTCACTTCTGACTCCTCCTCCACTCCTGCAGATGGAGTTACACAGATTCCTGATTTGGAGTCTAGCAGCAGTGGGGTTTGCAGTTTTGCTGATCATGGCGATAATGATGGAGATGGCAATGACAATGAGGGTGATGGCGACGGCATTGTCTATTGCAGATATAATCGCCATGTGACCGAGGGGAGTGTGGGGAGTGATGAattatttcatgatttggtaAACCCTGATGCTATTTTAGATCTCAAAGGAATTGCTGACCGAATGATACGTGCAGGATATGAGAAGGAGTGTTGTCAGGTGTATTCGAGCGTCCGTCGTGATGTCTTGGATGAGTGTATGTCAATTTTAGGGGTTGAGAAGCTTAGTATCGAGGATGTTCAGAGGATAGAGTGGAAGTCTTTGGatgagaaaatgaaaaaatggatTCACGCGCTGAAAATTGTGGTCAGGATATTGTTAACCGCTGAAAAGTGCCTCTGCGAGGAgattttttctggtttggaTGTTATTGAAGATGTTTGCTTTATTGAGGCCACCAAGGGATGTGTGATGCAGCTATTAAATTTCGGGGAAGCAGTGGCTATTGGTAGAAGGTCATCAGAGAAGTTGTTCAGAATTCTTGATATGTATGATGCACTTAAAGATGTTTTGCCTGATTTGAAGAAGCTTTGCAGTGATAAAGAAGCAGGTGACATGGTATACAGTGAGGCTCAGGGAGTTGTGGATGGGTTGGGTGAGGCAGCCATTGGGACTTTTGTTGAATTTCAGAATGCTGTTCAGAATGAGAGCTCGAGGAGGCCAATTCAAAATGGTGAGATTCACCCCTTGACGCGTTATGTAATGAATTATGTGAAGTTGCTCGTTGATTACAGTGATACACTTAATGCATTATTGGAAGCTGAATGTGAGGATGCAAAAGAAGCAGAAGCCAAGGACGCAAAGGTGGTTAATGATGGTGAAAAGCTGGAGGCCAAAAACATGAGTCCAATAGGACTGCGTTTGCTGTCTTTGATCTTGTCCTTGGAATTGAACCTTGACGAGAAGTCAAGCATGTATGAGGAGGAAGGGCTGAAATTTGTGTTTCTGATGAATAATATACTTTACATTGTTCAGAAGGTTAAAGATTCGGATCTTGCGAAATATTTGGGTGATGATTGGATCCGGAAACGTCGTGGTCAGATTAGAAAGCATGCAACAAGTTATCTTAGAGCATCATGGAGCAAGGTGTTGTCTTGTTTGAAGGACGAAGGGATTGGAGGGAGCTCAAGTAATGCATCGAAGGTGCTTTTGAAGGAGAGGTTTAAGAATTTCAATGCTTGTTTTGAAGATATTTATAGGATACAGACGGCTTGGAAGGTCCCTGACTTGCAACTTAGAGATGAGCTTAAGATATCTATTTCAGAGAAGTTGATTCCAGCTTATCGTTCCTTCATGGGGAGATTCGGGAGTCATCTAGAGAGTGGCAAACATGCTGGAAAGTACATAAAGTACACATCTGAGGATTTGGAGAATTACTTGTCACATCTATTTGAAGGAGTACCTCTGATTCTACACCACATGAGAAGGAAAAGCACCTAG
- the LOC113770583 gene encoding phosphoglycerate kinase, chloroplastic: MASAAAPHTFRGVSPTSSSSTTRPSSLNVPTTRFLPKTSLRRLGFAAAAADPIFTHHVATKLRSLKASAKPIRGVASMAKKSVGDLTAADLKGKNVFVRADLNVPLDDNQNITDDTRIRAAIPTIKHLISNGAKVILSSHLGRPKGVTPKFSLAPLVPRLSELLGIQVVKADDCIGPEVEKLVASLPDGGVLLLENVRFYKEEEKNEPEFAKKLASLADIYVNDAFGTAHRAHASTEGVTKFLKPSVAGFLLQKELDYLVGAVSNPKRPFAAIVGGSKVSSKIGVIESLLEKVDILLLGGGMIFTFYKAQGLSVGSSLVEEDKLDLATSLLEKAKAKGVSLLLPSDVIIADKFAPDANSQVVPASAIPDGWMGLDIGPDSIKTFSEALETTKTVIWNGPMGVFEFDKFAVGTEATAKKLANLSRKGVTTIIGGGDSVAAVEKVGVADVMSHISTGGGASLELLEGKQLPGVIALDEATPVPV, translated from the exons ATGGCGTCCGCAGCAGCACCGCACACTTTCCGTGGTGTTTCCCCAACCTCATCATCCTCCACCACTCGACCCTCCTCCCTCAATGTCCCCACCACCCGCTTCCTCCCCAAGACTTCCCTTCGCCGCCTAGGCTTCGCTGCTGCCGCTGCTGACCCAATTTTCACCCACCATGTTGCCACCAAGCTCCGATCCCTCAAAGCCTCTGCCAAGCCTATCAGAGGCGTTGCCTCAATGGCCAAGAAGAGTGTCGGGGACCTCACCGCCGCCGACTTGAAGGGCAAGAACGTGTTCGTCAGGGCCGATTTGAATGTCCCTCTCGATGACAACCAGAACATCACTGATGATACTAGGATTAGAGCTGCTATCCCCACTATTAAGCATTTGATTTCTAACGGAGCTAAGGTTATCCTCTCCAGTCATTTG GGCCGACCAAAAGGTGTGACTCCAAAATTCAGCCTGGCCCCTCTTGTCCCCCGCTTATCAGAATTACTCGGTATTCAG GTTGTTAAGGCTGATGACTGCATTGGCCCAGAGGTTGAAAAGTTGGTGGCTTCCCTTCCTGACGGTGGTGTTCTTCTTCTTGAGAATGTGAGGTTTTATAAGGAGGAAGAGAAGAATGAACCTGAATTTGCAAAGAAGCTTGCCTCTCTAGCAGATATTTATGTTAATGATGCATTTGGTACGGCACACAGAGCGCATGCCTCCACAGAAGGGGTCACAAAATTCTTGAAACCTTCAGTTGCTGGGTTCCTCTTACAAAAG GAGTTGGACTATCTGGTTGGTGCGGTTTCAAACCCGAAAAGACCATTTGCTGCCATTGTGGGCGGTTCAAAGGTTTCCTCAAAGATTGGAGTGATTGAATCACTTTTGGAGAAGGTTGACATTTTGCTTTTGGGTGGAGGAATGATCTTCACATTCTACAAAGCTCAAGGTCTTTCAGTGGGTTCTTCATTGGTAGAGGAGGACAAGTTAGATCTTGCAACATCACTTCTTGAGAAGGCCAAGGCCAAAGGGGTTAGTCTGTTGCTGCCCAGTGATGTTATTATTGCGGACAAGTTTGCCCCTGATGCCAACAGCCAG GTTGTGCCAGCGTCTGCCATTCCAGATGGCTGGATGGGACTGGATATTGGGCCGGACTCAATCAAAACATTCAGTGAGGCCTTGGAGACTACTAAAACCGTAATTTGGAATGGACCTATGGGAGTCTTTGAATTTGACAAATTTGCTGTCGGAACAGAG GCCACTGCGAAGAAGCTAGCTAACCTGAGCAGGAAGGGAGTCACAACCATTATTGGAGGAGGGGATTCAGTTGCAGCTGTGGAGAAGGTGGgagttgctgatgtgatgagcCACATATCCACCGGGGGTGGTGCTAGTTTGGAGCTTTTGGAGGGCAAACAACTTCCTGGTGTCATTGCTCTAGATGAAGCTACTCCAGTTCCTGTGTAG